A portion of the Achromobacter sp. MFA1 R4 genome contains these proteins:
- a CDS encoding multidrug efflux RND transporter permease subunit codes for MILSAPFIVRPVATTLLSLAVVMAGMLAFFLLPVAPLPQVDIPTISVSASLPGASPETMASSVATPLERSLGSIAGVTEMTSRSSQGSTRITLQFDLSRDINGAARDVQAAINAARSLLPTGLRSNPTYHKSNPSDAPIMTLALTSGTLSQGQLYDLASTIVAQKLSQVDGVGEVTVGGSSLPAVRVTVLPGALANQGVSLDELRATLANANANRPKGVLENDRYHWQIMVSDQLSRAEQYRPLIVAWRDGRPVRVSDVARVEDSVEDLYQTGFYNDRNAILMVVRRQADANIIEAVDAVRAQLPVLQALMPADVSMTVAQDRTPSIRASLHEAELTLVIAVGLVVLVVLLFLRRWRAAIIPSVAVPVSLIGTFCIMYLCGYTLNTISLMALIVATGFVVDDAIVVLENIMRHVERGMSPMRAALRGSREVGFTVLSMSLSLVAVFIPILLMGGVVGRLFREFAVTLSAAILVSLVVSLTLTPMMCARLLRPEPKDEKPQGRLARWSERAFESMQDGYRVSLGWALAHGRLMMLTLAVAVGLNIYLYTVVPKGFFPQQDTGQLLGFFRVDQGTSFQATVPKLEALRKVVLADPAVQSMTGYAGGRGGSNSSFMQIQLKPLEERKVSADVVINRLRAKLQNMPGARMFLVSQQDIRIGGRQSQGSYDYTLMSGDLQLLRTWMPKVQQAMAKIPEITDVDADVEDRGREINLVIDREAATRLGISMATISTVLNNSFSQRQVSVMYGPLNQYHVVLGVDPKFAQDIESLRQVEVITADGARVPLSAFTKLENANAPLSVSHQGLFVADTISFSLAPGVSLGQATAAIDNAVARIGLPSDQIQAGFQGTAAALQETLAQQPWLILAALVTMYIVLGILYESFVHPLTILSTLPSAGLGALLALLLVRYDFTLIALIGVFLLIGIVKKNAIMMVDFALDAERHHGMTPRDAIFQACLTRFRPIMMTTMAAIFGALPLVLATGAGVEMRQPLGITIVGGLVLSQILTLYTTPVVYLYLDRFRLWAARRRASRGGKSASIEHT; via the coding sequence CGCTGGAGCGGTCGCTGGGCAGCATCGCGGGCGTCACGGAAATGACGTCGCGCAGCTCGCAGGGCTCCACCCGCATCACGCTGCAGTTCGACCTGTCGCGCGACATCAACGGCGCCGCGCGCGACGTGCAGGCGGCCATCAACGCGGCGCGCTCGCTGCTGCCCACCGGCCTGCGCAGCAATCCCACGTATCACAAGTCCAATCCGTCCGACGCGCCGATCATGACGCTGGCGCTGACGTCCGGCACGCTCAGCCAGGGCCAGCTCTACGATCTGGCCTCCACCATCGTGGCGCAGAAGCTCTCGCAGGTGGACGGCGTGGGCGAAGTCACGGTCGGCGGCAGTTCGCTGCCCGCCGTGCGTGTCACGGTGCTGCCCGGGGCGCTGGCCAACCAGGGCGTGTCGCTGGACGAGCTTCGCGCCACGCTGGCCAACGCCAATGCCAACCGGCCCAAGGGCGTGCTCGAGAACGACCGCTACCACTGGCAGATCATGGTCAGCGACCAGCTCAGCCGGGCCGAACAATACCGGCCGCTGATCGTGGCCTGGCGCGACGGCAGGCCGGTGCGCGTCTCCGACGTGGCCAGGGTCGAGGACTCGGTCGAAGACCTCTACCAGACCGGCTTCTACAACGACCGCAACGCCATCCTGATGGTCGTGCGGCGGCAGGCGGACGCCAACATCATCGAAGCCGTGGACGCCGTGCGCGCGCAGCTTCCGGTGCTGCAGGCGCTGATGCCGGCCGACGTCAGCATGACGGTCGCGCAGGACCGCACCCCCAGCATCCGCGCGTCGCTCCACGAGGCCGAGCTGACGCTCGTCATCGCCGTGGGACTGGTGGTGCTGGTGGTGCTGCTGTTCCTGCGCCGCTGGCGGGCGGCCATCATCCCCAGCGTGGCGGTGCCGGTGTCGCTGATCGGCACGTTCTGCATCATGTACCTGTGCGGCTACACGCTGAACACCATCTCGCTCATGGCCCTGATCGTGGCCACGGGCTTCGTGGTGGACGACGCCATCGTGGTGCTCGAAAACATCATGCGGCACGTCGAGCGCGGCATGTCGCCGATGCGCGCCGCGCTGCGCGGTTCGCGCGAGGTGGGCTTCACGGTGCTGTCGATGAGCCTGTCGCTGGTGGCGGTGTTCATTCCCATCCTGCTGATGGGCGGCGTGGTCGGACGCCTGTTCCGCGAGTTCGCCGTGACCCTGTCGGCCGCCATCCTGGTGTCGCTGGTGGTGTCGCTGACGCTCACGCCCATGATGTGCGCGCGCCTGCTGCGCCCGGAGCCCAAGGATGAGAAGCCGCAGGGCCGCCTGGCGCGCTGGTCCGAGCGCGCCTTCGAGTCCATGCAGGACGGCTACCGCGTGTCGCTGGGCTGGGCGCTGGCGCACGGCCGCCTGATGATGCTGACGCTGGCGGTCGCTGTGGGCCTGAACATCTACCTGTACACCGTGGTGCCCAAGGGCTTCTTCCCGCAGCAGGACACCGGCCAGCTCCTGGGATTTTTCCGCGTGGACCAGGGCACGTCGTTCCAGGCCACGGTGCCCAAGCTGGAGGCGCTGCGCAAGGTGGTGCTGGCCGACCCGGCCGTGCAGAGCATGACGGGCTACGCGGGCGGACGCGGCGGCAGCAACAGCAGCTTCATGCAGATCCAGCTCAAGCCCCTGGAAGAACGCAAGGTGTCGGCCGACGTGGTCATCAACCGCCTGCGCGCCAAGCTGCAGAACATGCCGGGCGCGCGCATGTTCCTGGTGTCGCAGCAGGACATCCGCATCGGCGGACGCCAGAGCCAGGGTTCGTACGACTACACCCTGATGTCCGGCGACCTGCAACTGCTGCGCACCTGGATGCCCAAGGTGCAGCAGGCCATGGCCAAGATCCCGGAGATCACCGACGTCGACGCCGACGTCGAGGACCGGGGCCGCGAGATCAACCTGGTCATCGACCGGGAAGCCGCGACGCGGCTGGGCATCAGCATGGCCACCATCTCCACGGTGTTGAACAATTCATTCAGCCAGCGCCAGGTGTCGGTCATGTATGGGCCGCTCAACCAGTACCACGTGGTGCTGGGCGTGGACCCGAAGTTCGCGCAGGACATCGAATCGCTGCGCCAGGTCGAGGTCATCACGGCGGACGGCGCGCGCGTGCCGCTGTCGGCGTTCACCAAGCTCGAAAACGCCAACGCGCCGCTCAGCGTCAGTCACCAGGGCCTGTTCGTGGCCGACACCATCTCGTTCAGCCTCGCGCCCGGCGTGTCGCTGGGGCAGGCGACGGCCGCGATCGACAACGCCGTGGCCCGCATCGGCCTGCCGTCCGACCAGATCCAGGCGGGCTTCCAGGGCACCGCCGCCGCGCTGCAGGAAACGCTGGCGCAGCAGCCCTGGCTGATCCTGGCCGCGCTGGTCACCATGTACATCGTGCTGGGCATCCTGTACGAGAGCTTCGTTCATCCGCTCACCATCCTGTCCACCCTGCCGTCGGCGGGCCTGGGCGCGCTGCTCGCGCTGCTGCTGGTGCGCTACGACTTCACGCTGATCGCGCTGATCGGGGTGTTCCTCCTGATCGGCATCGTCAAGAAGAACGCGATCATGATGGTGGACTTTGCGCTGGACGCCGAGCGCCACCACGGCATGACGCCGCGCGACGCCATCTTCCAGGCGTGCCTGACGCGCTTTCGCCCCATCATGATGACGACCATGGCGGCCATCTTCGGCGCGCTGCCGCTGGTGCTGGCCACCGGCGCGGGCGTCGAAATGCGCCAGCCGCTGGGCATTACCATCGTGGGCGGCCTGGTGCTGAGCCAGATCCTGACGCTGTACACCACGCCCGTGGTCTATCTTTACCTGGACCGCTTCCGCCTGTGGGCCGCGCGCCGGCGCGCCTCGCGGGGCGGGAAATCCGCTTCCATCGAACACACATGA
- a CDS encoding efflux transporter outer membrane subunit, translating to MIRTKPFPHACLPRAAATIALCALLGACAVGPDYQRPALDVGAAYKEGQVEVPGWKPAQPRDQAERGEWWKVYDDSVLNGLMDRLNASNQTIAQAVANYRQALGLVRGARSGFYPTVGAGAGMTRAGSGSQSGSSSGSGSSVYNQYSVTGSVSWELDLWGRVRRSVESSEASAAASLADLGATRLSAQAALAQTYLQLRVLDEQKRLLDATVAAYEKSLQLTQNRYEVGVAGQADVAVARTQLESTRAQSIDLDWQRGQYEHAIAVLMGQAPSQFSLPPAVFALKLPQIPVGLPSELLERRPDVAAAERRAAAANAQIGVAQSAWFPSLILSADGGFRNGEFAELLTAPARFWSLGPALALTIFDGGAREAQVEQARASYDAQAAAYRQAALTGLREVEDYLIQLRVMEQEQIVQRRALESARESLRLIQNQYKAGLVDYLSVAVVDATALNSERNALSLLGDRLLASVNLIVALGGGWEGLPAEQTARVDAAQTPGPQASGSQSLPAQSPAPRSP from the coding sequence ATGATCCGTACCAAGCCGTTTCCCCACGCCTGCCTTCCCCGCGCCGCGGCCACGATTGCGCTGTGCGCGCTGCTGGGCGCCTGCGCGGTCGGGCCCGACTACCAGCGCCCGGCGCTGGACGTGGGCGCCGCCTACAAGGAAGGCCAGGTCGAAGTGCCCGGCTGGAAACCGGCGCAGCCGCGCGACCAGGCCGAGCGCGGCGAATGGTGGAAAGTCTATGACGACTCCGTCCTGAACGGGCTGATGGACCGGCTGAACGCGTCCAACCAGACCATCGCCCAGGCCGTGGCCAACTACCGCCAGGCGCTGGGACTGGTGCGCGGCGCGCGCTCGGGCTTTTATCCCACCGTCGGGGCCGGGGCAGGGATGACGCGCGCGGGCAGCGGCAGCCAGAGCGGCTCGTCGTCCGGATCGGGCAGCAGCGTGTACAACCAGTATTCGGTCACCGGCAGCGTGAGCTGGGAGCTGGACCTCTGGGGACGCGTGCGCCGCAGCGTCGAATCCTCGGAAGCCAGCGCGGCCGCCAGCCTGGCCGACCTGGGCGCGACCCGCTTGAGCGCGCAGGCGGCGCTGGCCCAGACCTATCTGCAATTGCGCGTGCTGGACGAGCAGAAGCGCCTGCTGGACGCGACCGTGGCCGCCTATGAAAAGTCCTTGCAGCTCACGCAGAACCGCTACGAGGTCGGCGTCGCGGGCCAGGCCGACGTGGCCGTGGCGCGCACGCAGCTCGAAAGCACGCGCGCGCAATCCATCGACCTGGACTGGCAGCGCGGGCAGTACGAGCACGCGATCGCCGTGCTGATGGGCCAGGCGCCGTCGCAGTTCAGCCTGCCGCCGGCGGTCTTCGCGCTGAAGCTGCCGCAGATACCGGTCGGCCTGCCGTCCGAGCTGCTGGAGCGCCGTCCCGACGTGGCGGCCGCCGAACGCCGCGCCGCCGCCGCCAATGCGCAGATCGGCGTGGCGCAGTCCGCCTGGTTCCCTAGCCTGATCCTGTCGGCCGACGGCGGCTTTCGCAACGGCGAGTTCGCCGAGCTGCTGACCGCGCCCGCGCGCTTCTGGTCCCTGGGCCCGGCGCTCGCCTTGACGATCTTCGACGGCGGCGCGCGCGAGGCTCAGGTCGAACAGGCCCGCGCATCGTACGACGCGCAGGCGGCGGCCTACCGCCAGGCAGCCCTGACCGGCCTGCGCGAGGTCGAGGACTACCTGATCCAGCTACGCGTGATGGAACAGGAGCAGATCGTGCAGCGCCGCGCGCTGGAATCGGCGCGCGAATCGCTGCGCCTGATCCAGAACCAGTACAAGGCCGGCCTGGTCGACTACCTGAGCGTGGCCGTGGTGGACGCCACGGCGCTCAACAGCGAACGCAACGCCCTGAGCCTGCTGGGCGACCGGCTGCTGGCCAGCGTCAACCTGATCGTCGCGCTGGGCGGCGGGTGGGAAGGTCTGCCGGCGGAGCAGACCGCGCGCGTGGACGCGGCGCAGACCCCGGGGCCGCAGGCTTCCGGGTCGCAGAGTCTCCCGGCCCAGTCCCCGGCGCCCCGGTCTCCCTAG
- a CDS encoding amidase — protein MSEIAFATMAELAEGLAQGRYSSVELTRHFLDRIAQANPALGAFVSVDSAGALRLAEAADARRRAGYGLLGPLDGVPVAVKDLCDIQGQITTAGSEAWRERRSGVTATAVARLLNAGMVMLGKTHMVEFAFGGWGTNPVMGTPRNPWDLQQPRVPGGSSSGSGVAVAAGLTPAALGSDTGGSVRIPAALNGVTGLKTSRGLISLHGAVALSTTLDTLGPLTRDARDAMLLTALMAGPDAQDPLTLGIPAFQYREPAPGAQPLRGVRIALMPLSQHPIAVDADALSALDDARRVLAALGAEVTETPLPFDFREMMQRNGQIIAAEAYAVHRGYIEDSAQPIGQYVRARVLSGKGLSAADYIAALQAHAQARRDWLDWMSDFDAVLTPSTPFGARRLDEVDEAATPLAAFTRAGNYVNASGLALPAGFTADGLPLGVQLLGKPNDEGVLGKIGMAFQAVTDWHRQRPDLKAVGL, from the coding sequence ATGTCTGAAATCGCATTTGCCACGATGGCCGAACTGGCGGAGGGCCTGGCCCAGGGCCGCTACAGCTCGGTGGAACTGACGCGCCACTTTCTGGACCGCATCGCCCAGGCCAATCCGGCGCTGGGCGCCTTCGTCAGCGTGGACAGCGCGGGCGCCCTGCGGCTTGCCGAAGCCGCCGATGCGCGCCGGCGCGCGGGCTATGGCCTGCTCGGCCCCCTGGACGGGGTGCCGGTGGCGGTCAAGGACTTGTGCGACATCCAGGGGCAGATCACCACAGCAGGTTCCGAGGCCTGGCGCGAACGGCGCAGCGGCGTCACCGCCACCGCCGTCGCGCGCCTGCTGAATGCGGGCATGGTGATGCTGGGCAAGACCCACATGGTGGAGTTCGCCTTCGGCGGCTGGGGCACCAACCCGGTCATGGGCACGCCGCGCAATCCCTGGGACCTGCAGCAGCCGCGCGTGCCGGGCGGCTCGTCCAGCGGGTCGGGCGTGGCCGTCGCGGCCGGCCTGACGCCCGCGGCGCTGGGGTCGGACACCGGCGGCTCGGTGCGGATACCGGCGGCGCTCAACGGCGTGACCGGCCTGAAGACCTCGCGCGGACTGATCAGCCTGCATGGCGCCGTGGCGCTGTCGACCACCCTGGACACCCTGGGTCCGCTGACGCGCGACGCGCGCGACGCGATGCTGCTGACCGCCCTGATGGCGGGCCCCGATGCGCAGGATCCGCTGACGCTGGGCATCCCGGCCTTCCAATACCGCGAGCCCGCCCCCGGCGCGCAGCCGCTGCGCGGCGTGCGCATCGCCCTGATGCCGCTTTCCCAGCATCCGATCGCCGTGGACGCCGACGCGCTGTCCGCGCTGGACGACGCGCGGCGGGTGCTCGCCGCACTGGGCGCGGAAGTGACGGAGACGCCCCTGCCCTTCGATTTCCGCGAGATGATGCAGCGCAACGGCCAGATCATCGCCGCCGAGGCCTATGCCGTCCACCGCGGCTACATCGAAGATTCCGCCCAGCCCATCGGCCAGTACGTGCGCGCCCGCGTGCTGTCGGGCAAGGGCCTGTCGGCCGCCGACTACATCGCCGCGCTGCAGGCGCACGCGCAGGCGCGCCGGGACTGGCTGGACTGGATGAGCGACTTTGACGCGGTGCTCACCCCCAGCACGCCCTTCGGCGCGCGCCGGCTGGACGAGGTGGACGAAGCGGCCACGCCGCTGGCCGCCTTCACGCGCGCCGGCAACTACGTCAATGCATCCGGCCTGGCCCTGCCCGCGGGTTTCACCGCCGACGGCCTGCCGCTGGGCGTGCAGTTGCTGGGCAAGCCCAATGACGAAGGCGTGCTCGGCAAGATCGGCATGGCGTTCCAGGCCGTGACCGACTGGCACCGCCAGCGGCCGGATTTGAAGGCGGTCGGACTGTAG
- a CDS encoding Nudix family hydrolase — protein sequence MSEKIVDVAAGLILRPDGKLLLGQRPEDKPWSGWWELPGGKLEPGETVLQALARELQEEIGIRVTQSRPWVTYVHAYPHTTVRLAFCHVTGWEGDPQSLENQRLEWVDPANAASVGDLLPATLPPLRWLQLPTTYGISAIGSRAGIAPFLGRLEAALARGVRLVQFREPQWPDGVGASSLHEVLQQVLKRCRAAGARVLVNSIHPVAWWKEADGVHLRTADALRLSARPELPKTALVGVSAHDNAQVVHARELGADFAVLGPVLDTPSHPGAPTLGWDGFVEGNRDAGIPVFALGGQSTQTVSQALRHGAHGIAGIRAIL from the coding sequence ATGTCTGAGAAGATCGTCGACGTCGCCGCCGGCTTGATCCTGCGCCCCGACGGCAAACTGCTGCTGGGCCAGCGCCCCGAAGACAAGCCCTGGTCGGGCTGGTGGGAGCTGCCCGGCGGCAAGCTCGAACCCGGCGAAACGGTGCTGCAGGCGCTGGCGCGCGAACTGCAGGAAGAAATCGGCATCCGCGTCACGCAATCGCGCCCCTGGGTCACCTATGTCCACGCCTACCCGCACACCACCGTGCGGCTGGCGTTCTGCCACGTCACCGGCTGGGAGGGCGACCCGCAAAGCCTGGAGAACCAGCGCCTGGAGTGGGTGGACCCGGCCAACGCGGCATCGGTGGGGGATCTGTTGCCCGCCACCCTGCCGCCGCTGCGCTGGCTGCAATTGCCCACCACCTACGGCATCAGCGCCATCGGCTCGCGCGCGGGCATCGCGCCGTTCCTGGGCCGGCTTGAGGCGGCGCTGGCGCGCGGCGTGCGGCTGGTGCAGTTCCGCGAGCCGCAATGGCCGGACGGCGTGGGCGCCAGCTCGCTGCACGAAGTGCTGCAACAGGTGCTGAAACGCTGCCGCGCCGCCGGCGCGCGCGTGCTGGTCAACAGCATCCATCCCGTCGCCTGGTGGAAGGAGGCCGACGGCGTGCACCTGCGCACAGCGGACGCCCTGCGTCTGTCCGCGCGTCCCGAACTGCCCAAGACCGCCCTGGTCGGCGTGTCCGCGCACGACAACGCGCAGGTCGTCCATGCCCGCGAACTGGGCGCGGACTTCGCCGTGCTCGGCCCCGTGCTGGATACGCCCAGCCATCCCGGCGCGCCGACCCTGGGCTGGGACGGTTTCGTCGAAGGCAACCGCGACGCCGGCATTCCGGTGTTTGCGCTGGGCGGGCAATCCACGCAGACGGTTTCGCAGGCGCTGCGGCACGGCGCGCACGGCATCGCCGGGATACGCGCCATCCTCTAA
- a CDS encoding ATP-binding protein, producing MTATEFTTLIQRAERVLAQLEAFLPPAPPEIDWTAHAFRWRKRGARGWLDAVRHVARIDMQDLQHIERQKATIDRNTLQFLEKKPANNVLMTGARGTGKSSLVKAMLAAYGDRGLRLIEVDKSDLGDLADIVELVAARPERFIVFCDDLSFEEGEAGYKALKSVLDGSVSASGDNVLIYATSNRRHLMPEYMSENLQAKHQPDGEIHPGETVEEKISLSERFGLWLSFYPFKQDDYLDIVYHWLRELGCPEAHIEPSRTEALQWTIERGSRSGRVAYQFARDWAARHV from the coding sequence ATGACGGCCACCGAGTTCACCACCCTCATCCAGCGCGCCGAGCGCGTGCTGGCGCAACTGGAAGCCTTCCTGCCGCCGGCCCCGCCCGAGATCGACTGGACGGCCCATGCGTTTCGCTGGCGCAAACGCGGCGCGCGCGGCTGGCTGGACGCCGTGCGCCACGTGGCGCGCATCGACATGCAGGACCTGCAGCACATCGAGCGCCAGAAGGCCACCATCGACCGCAACACGCTGCAGTTCCTAGAAAAGAAGCCCGCCAACAACGTGCTCATGACCGGCGCGCGCGGCACGGGCAAGAGTTCGCTGGTCAAAGCCATGCTGGCCGCCTACGGCGACCGCGGCTTGCGCCTGATCGAAGTCGACAAGTCCGACCTGGGCGACCTGGCCGACATCGTCGAACTGGTCGCCGCGCGGCCCGAGCGCTTCATCGTGTTCTGCGACGACCTGTCGTTCGAGGAAGGCGAGGCCGGCTACAAGGCGCTCAAGTCGGTGCTGGACGGCTCGGTGTCGGCCTCGGGCGACAACGTGCTGATCTACGCCACGTCCAACCGGCGCCACCTGATGCCGGAATACATGAGCGAAAACCTTCAGGCCAAGCACCAGCCCGACGGCGAGATCCACCCCGGCGAAACCGTCGAGGAAAAAATCTCGCTGTCCGAGCGCTTCGGCCTGTGGCTGTCGTTCTATCCGTTCAAGCAGGACGACTACCTGGACATCGTGTACCACTGGCTGCGCGAACTGGGCTGCCCCGAAGCGCACATCGAGCCGTCGCGCACCGAGGCGCTGCAATGGACGATCGAGCGCGGCTCGCGCTCGGGCCGCGTGGCCTATCAATTCGCGCGCGACTGGGCGGCCCGCCATGTCTGA
- the argJ gene encoding bifunctional glutamate N-acetyltransferase/amino-acid acetyltransferase ArgJ, producing the protein MAVNLQIPSESEIFPVAGVEIGVTEAGIRKANRRDLTVFRLAEGTSVAGVFTRNRFCAAPVQVCQAHLTAGGPISALVINTGNANAGTGEEGLQKAKDTCDALGKLLGVPAAQILPFSTGVILEPLPLDRLVAGLPAAIADLAADHWSSAAHGIMTTDTLPKISSAQVQIDGKTVTFTGISKGAGMIRPNMATMLSFLATDAGIAQPLLRKLAVEIADASFNRITVDGDTSTNDSFIIAATGKSGVNVDSESDAAYAAVREALTAAALDLATKIVRDAEGATKFMTIRVEEAGTTEEALKVAYAVAHSPLVKTAFFASDPNLGRILAAVGYAGIDDLDVSNIRLWLDDVLVAKNGGRNPDYQEADGQRVMKQAEISVRIALGRGQVSDTVYTCDFSHEYVSINADYRS; encoded by the coding sequence ATGGCCGTTAATCTGCAGATCCCCTCCGAGTCCGAAATTTTTCCTGTTGCCGGCGTAGAAATCGGCGTCACCGAGGCCGGCATCCGCAAGGCCAACCGGCGCGACCTGACGGTGTTCCGCCTGGCCGAAGGCACCAGCGTGGCGGGCGTCTTCACGCGCAACCGCTTCTGCGCCGCCCCCGTGCAGGTCTGCCAGGCCCACCTGACCGCCGGCGGCCCGATCAGCGCGCTGGTCATCAACACGGGCAACGCCAACGCCGGCACTGGCGAAGAGGGCCTGCAAAAGGCCAAGGACACCTGCGACGCGCTGGGCAAGCTGCTGGGCGTGCCGGCCGCCCAGATCCTGCCGTTCTCCACCGGCGTCATCCTGGAACCGCTGCCCCTGGACCGCCTGGTCGCCGGCCTGCCCGCCGCAATCGCCGACCTGGCCGCCGACCACTGGTCCAGCGCCGCCCACGGCATCATGACCACCGACACGCTGCCCAAGATCTCCTCGGCCCAGGTGCAGATCGACGGCAAGACGGTCACCTTCACCGGCATCAGCAAGGGCGCCGGCATGATCCGGCCCAACATGGCCACCATGCTGAGCTTCCTGGCCACCGACGCCGGCATCGCCCAGCCCCTCTTGCGCAAGCTGGCCGTGGAAATCGCCGACGCCTCGTTCAACCGCATCACGGTCGACGGCGACACCTCCACCAATGACTCCTTCATCATCGCCGCCACCGGCAAGTCGGGCGTCAACGTCGACAGCGAGTCCGACGCCGCCTACGCCGCCGTGCGCGAGGCCCTGACGGCCGCCGCGCTGGACCTGGCCACCAAGATCGTGCGCGACGCCGAAGGCGCCACCAAGTTCATGACCATCCGCGTCGAAGAAGCCGGCACCACCGAAGAGGCCCTGAAGGTCGCCTACGCCGTGGCGCACTCGCCGCTGGTCAAGACCGCCTTCTTTGCCTCGGACCCCAACCTGGGCCGCATCCTGGCCGCCGTCGGCTACGCCGGCATCGACGACCTGGACGTGTCCAACATCCGCCTGTGGCTGGACGACGTGCTGGTGGCCAAGAATGGCGGCCGCAACCCCGACTACCAGGAAGCCGACGGCCAGCGCGTCATGAAGCAGGCCGAGATCTCGGTGCGCATCGCGCTGGGCCGCGGCCAGGTGAGCGACACCGTCTACACCTGCGACTTCTCGCACGAATACGTGTCGATCAACGCCGACTACCGCTCCTGA
- a CDS encoding MarR family winged helix-turn-helix transcriptional regulator produces the protein MTDTPDLESRAAPDDHHALRLWLRMLTCANLIEGEIRSRLRNEFDTTLPRFDLMAQLQRAPKGMKMGELSRHMMVTNGNITGITDQLEKEGLVVRTKVESDRRSSLIKLTPQGKKSFARMARAHENWVKSMFADLPEGSRNALFQALGELKLQVVATRSAAARD, from the coding sequence ATGACTGACACTCCCGACCTGGAATCGCGCGCCGCGCCCGACGACCACCACGCGCTGCGCCTGTGGCTGCGCATGCTGACCTGCGCCAATCTCATCGAAGGCGAGATCCGCAGCCGCCTGCGCAACGAATTCGACACCACCCTTCCCCGCTTCGACCTGATGGCGCAATTGCAGCGCGCGCCCAAGGGCATGAAGATGGGCGAGCTGTCGCGCCACATGATGGTGACCAACGGCAATATCACCGGCATTACCGACCAGCTGGAAAAGGAAGGCCTGGTGGTGCGGACCAAGGTGGAGTCCGACCGCCGCAGCTCGCTGATCAAGTTGACGCCGCAAGGCAAGAAGAGCTTCGCGCGCATGGCGCGGGCCCATGAAAACTGGGTCAAATCCATGTTCGCCGACCTGCCCGAGGGTAGCCGCAACGCCTTGTTCCAGGCGCTGGGCGAACTGAAGCTGCAGGTGGTCGCCACCCGGTCGGCCGCGGCCCGGGACTGA
- a CDS encoding alpha/beta hydrolase, with protein MVTLYRNYDRAELDVQYNARATVPDIQPILKKYADDSATARRTLDCALDVPFGDHPDELLDIFPAAGAAPGKPGAPVFVFIHGGYWRLLSKNESSGMAPAFTQAGAVVVSVNYSLAPAVTLDRIVDQNRRALAWVYRHIAEYGGDPARIHVCGSSAGGHLVGALLAGGWHASYDVPPGVVRGAAPLSGLFDLRPLVHTHINEWMRMSEADAIRNSPALHLPPNGCPLIVSYGESETDEFKRQSDDYLAAWRERGFPGRYVPMPGTNHFDIVLTLNDPTSPLTLAIFEQMGLAPSRPRIPGNLPSHD; from the coding sequence ATGGTCACTCTCTACCGCAACTACGACCGCGCCGAACTGGACGTCCAGTACAACGCTCGCGCGACAGTACCCGACATCCAGCCGATACTCAAGAAATACGCCGACGACAGCGCGACCGCGCGCCGCACGCTGGACTGCGCGCTGGACGTGCCGTTCGGCGATCATCCCGACGAGCTGCTGGACATATTTCCAGCCGCGGGCGCCGCGCCCGGCAAGCCCGGCGCGCCCGTCTTCGTGTTCATCCACGGCGGCTACTGGCGGCTTCTTTCCAAAAACGAATCCAGCGGCATGGCGCCGGCATTCACGCAGGCGGGCGCCGTGGTCGTGTCGGTGAATTATTCGCTGGCGCCGGCCGTCACCCTGGACCGCATCGTGGACCAGAACCGGCGCGCGCTGGCCTGGGTGTACCGCCACATCGCCGAATACGGCGGCGACCCGGCGCGCATCCACGTTTGCGGCAGCTCGGCGGGCGGCCACCTGGTCGGCGCGCTGCTGGCCGGCGGCTGGCATGCCAGCTACGACGTCCCCCCCGGCGTGGTCCGCGGCGCCGCGCCCCTGTCGGGCCTGTTCGACCTGCGCCCGCTGGTGCATACCCACATCAACGAATGGATGCGCATGAGCGAGGCGGACGCCATCCGCAACAGCCCGGCGCTGCACTTGCCGCCAAATGGCTGCCCGCTGATCGTCAGCTACGGCGAATCCGAGACCGACGAATTCAAGCGCCAGAGCGACGATTATCTCGCCGCATGGCGCGAGCGCGGCTTTCCCGGCAGGTATGTCCCGATGCCGGGCACCAACCATTTTGATATCGTCCTGACGCTCAACGATCCGACCAGCCCGCTGACCCTGGCCATCTTCGAACAGATGGGTCTGGCGCCCTCCCGCCCACGCATTCCCGGTAATCTTCCGAGCCATGACTGA